One Pseudonocardia abyssalis DNA segment encodes these proteins:
- a CDS encoding HAD hydrolase-like protein, translating into MADKAAHLSAVRGLRTRAVYVGDTEYDVRGALRAGFEAVDVTGGHRPAAALRGAGRAR; encoded by the coding sequence GTGGCCGACAAGGCGGCGCACCTGAGCGCGGTGCGCGGGCTGCGGACCCGTGCGGTCTACGTCGGCGACACCGAGTACGACGTGCGGGGCGCGCTGCGGGCCGGGTTCGAGGCGGTGGACGTCACCGGGGGGCACCGGCCCGCGGCCGCCCTGCGCGGGGCCGGGCGGGCGCGGTGA
- a CDS encoding DUF4232 domain-containing protein yields MLRSLLLPALLLTLAGCGGAPAAPAPTTEPAPTTTSAAATTTPPTGEVARCVAADLRAGLGEASGEGQRTVSIVYRNVSDRPCEARGVPGVDLRGPDDPNGPVYSVLRQEADGAGATLEPGGSVSATLTYLTDSDGSVGTLGSTGWVPTELVTTPPGDTSQLTVPWNGDTVLRQDGATRPGTYVGPLAAS; encoded by the coding sequence ATGCTACGGAGCCTGCTCCTGCCCGCCCTGCTGCTGACGCTGGCGGGCTGCGGCGGCGCGCCGGCGGCCCCGGCCCCCACCACGGAACCCGCGCCCACGACGACGAGCGCCGCCGCGACCACCACCCCGCCCACGGGCGAGGTCGCCCGCTGCGTCGCCGCCGACCTCCGCGCGGGCCTGGGCGAGGCGTCCGGCGAGGGCCAGCGCACGGTGTCGATCGTCTACCGCAACGTCTCCGACCGGCCGTGCGAGGCGCGCGGTGTGCCCGGAGTCGACCTCCGGGGCCCCGACGACCCCAACGGCCCCGTCTACTCGGTGCTGCGCCAGGAGGCCGACGGTGCGGGCGCGACGCTGGAGCCCGGGGGCTCCGTCTCCGCCACGCTCACCTACCTGACCGACAGCGACGGCTCCGTCGGCACGCTGGGCTCGACGGGCTGGGTGCCCACCGAGCTCGTGACCACCCCGCCCGGCGACACCTCCCAGCTCACCGTGCCGTGGAACGGCGACACGGTCCTGCGCCAGGACGGGGCCACCCGCCCCGGCACCTACGTGGGCCCGCTCGCCGCGTCCTGA
- a CDS encoding adenine phosphoribosyltransferase, with product MTVADPDLDEDGSLTHVLGLVHDVPDYPGPGILFKDLTPVFADARAFTTVATELAACVGEADVVAGIEARGFLLGAAVALVAGVGMIPVRKAGKLPRVAGSRTYDLEYGTATLELPADTVAPGARVFVVDDVLATGGTAAATVALLADAGAEVIGFGALLELTALSGRQALAPLPVHALLHA from the coding sequence GTGACCGTCGCCGACCCCGACCTCGACGAGGACGGCTCGCTCACCCACGTCCTCGGGCTCGTCCACGACGTCCCCGACTACCCGGGCCCCGGGATCCTGTTCAAGGATCTCACCCCGGTCTTCGCCGACGCCCGCGCGTTCACCACCGTCGCGACCGAGCTGGCGGCGTGCGTGGGGGAGGCCGACGTCGTCGCCGGCATCGAGGCGCGGGGGTTCCTGCTCGGGGCCGCGGTGGCGCTCGTCGCGGGTGTCGGGATGATCCCGGTGCGCAAGGCGGGCAAGCTGCCGCGCGTCGCCGGATCGCGCACCTACGACCTCGAGTACGGCACCGCCACCCTGGAGCTGCCCGCCGACACCGTGGCGCCGGGCGCGCGCGTGTTCGTCGTCGACGACGTGCTGGCCACCGGCGGCACGGCGGCGGCCACGGTCGCCCTGCTCGCCGACGCGGGGGCCGAGGTCATCGGGTTCGGGGCGCTGCTGGAGCTCACCGCGCTGTCCGGGCGCCAGGCGCTGGCGCCGCTGCCGGTGCACGCGCTCCTGCACGCCTAG
- a CDS encoding RelA/SpoT family protein, translating to MTDVQPAAPPVPTPDGPAKPSATRRVRARIARRMTPQRVAVVAPVLEPLASVHRTVHPKADLALLQRAFDVAEAKHEGQKRKSGDPYITHPLAVSTILAELGMDTTTLVAALLHDTVEDTDYSLDRLRADFGEEVTQLVDGVTKLDKVEYGNAAEAETIRKMIVAMARDPRVLVIKLSDRLHNMRTMRFLPPEKQAKKARETLEVFAPLAHRLGMATVKWELEDLSFAILHPKKYSEIVRLVATRAPSRDTYLKQVIDEVTAQLDSARIAATVEGRPKHYWSIYRKMIVKGRDFDDIHDLVGVRIMVDDVRDCYAAMGMVHALWQPMPGRFKDYIAQPRFGVYQSLHTTVIGPDGKPLECQIRTAEMHRTAEYGIAAHWRYKETAQKNGAASHAGSTVEVDDMSWMRQLLDWQREAADPGDFLESLRFDLGTKEIFVFTPKGDVLTLPLGSTPVDLAYAVHTEVGNRCIGSRVNGRLVALERKLESGDVVEIFTSKAEGAGPSRDWLAFAASPRARTKIKQWFAKERREEAIENGKDAITREARRTGVPLQRLVSADSMAALSRELHFPDLSGLYAAVGEGHASARHVVQRLVALLGGIEDAEEELAERATPSTVRTRRATGDAGVVVRGDSADLADLYTKLARCCTPVPGDDILGFVTRGGGISVHRTDCTNAAELQSRSERIIDVAWSVSAGSVFLVAIQAEALDRHRLLSDITKVLADEKVNILSASVTTSRDRVAVSRFSFEMGDPKHLGHVLKVVRNVEGVYDVYRVTSAG from the coding sequence GTGACCGACGTCCAGCCGGCAGCGCCCCCGGTCCCCACCCCGGACGGCCCCGCCAAGCCCTCGGCCACCCGCCGTGTCCGGGCCCGGATCGCCCGCCGGATGACGCCGCAGCGCGTCGCCGTCGTCGCGCCGGTGCTGGAGCCGCTGGCCAGCGTCCACCGCACCGTGCACCCCAAGGCCGACCTCGCACTGCTGCAGCGCGCGTTCGACGTCGCCGAGGCCAAGCACGAGGGCCAGAAGCGCAAGTCCGGCGACCCGTACATCACGCACCCGCTCGCGGTGTCCACGATCCTCGCCGAGCTGGGCATGGACACCACCACGCTGGTCGCGGCGCTGCTGCACGACACCGTCGAGGACACCGACTACTCGCTCGACCGCCTGCGCGCCGACTTCGGCGAGGAGGTCACCCAGCTCGTCGACGGCGTCACGAAGCTCGACAAGGTCGAGTACGGCAACGCGGCCGAGGCCGAGACGATCCGCAAGATGATCGTCGCGATGGCCCGCGACCCCCGCGTCCTGGTGATCAAGCTGTCCGACCGGCTGCACAACATGCGCACCATGCGGTTCCTGCCGCCGGAGAAGCAGGCGAAGAAGGCGCGCGAGACCCTGGAGGTCTTCGCGCCGCTCGCGCACCGGCTCGGGATGGCCACGGTCAAGTGGGAGCTCGAGGACCTGTCCTTCGCGATCCTGCACCCGAAGAAGTACTCCGAGATCGTCCGGCTCGTCGCCACCCGCGCCCCGTCGCGCGACACGTACCTCAAGCAGGTCATCGACGAGGTCACCGCCCAGCTCGACTCCGCGCGGATCGCCGCGACCGTCGAGGGCCGGCCGAAGCACTACTGGTCGATCTACCGCAAGATGATCGTCAAGGGCCGCGACTTCGACGACATCCACGACCTCGTCGGCGTGCGGATCATGGTCGACGACGTGCGCGACTGCTACGCGGCCATGGGCATGGTCCACGCGCTGTGGCAGCCGATGCCCGGGCGGTTCAAGGACTACATCGCGCAGCCGCGGTTCGGGGTCTACCAGTCGCTGCACACCACGGTGATCGGGCCCGACGGCAAGCCGCTGGAGTGCCAGATCCGCACCGCGGAGATGCACCGCACCGCGGAGTACGGCATCGCGGCGCACTGGCGCTACAAGGAGACCGCACAGAAGAACGGCGCGGCGTCGCACGCGGGATCGACCGTCGAGGTCGACGACATGTCGTGGATGCGCCAGCTGCTCGACTGGCAGCGGGAGGCCGCCGACCCCGGCGACTTCCTGGAGTCGCTGCGCTTCGACCTGGGCACCAAGGAGATCTTCGTCTTCACGCCGAAGGGCGACGTGCTGACGCTGCCGCTCGGCTCCACGCCCGTCGACCTGGCCTATGCCGTGCACACCGAGGTCGGCAACCGCTGCATCGGCAGCAGGGTCAACGGCCGGCTGGTGGCGCTGGAGCGCAAGCTGGAGTCCGGCGACGTCGTCGAGATCTTCACCTCCAAGGCGGAGGGGGCCGGGCCGTCGCGCGACTGGCTCGCGTTCGCCGCGTCCCCGCGCGCCCGCACCAAGATCAAGCAGTGGTTCGCGAAGGAGCGCCGCGAGGAGGCGATCGAGAACGGCAAGGACGCGATCACCCGTGAGGCCCGCCGCACCGGTGTGCCCCTGCAGCGGCTCGTCTCCGCCGACTCGATGGCCGCGCTGTCGCGGGAGCTGCACTTCCCCGACCTGTCCGGGCTCTACGCCGCGGTCGGCGAGGGTCACGCGAGCGCGCGGCACGTCGTGCAGCGGCTCGTCGCGCTGCTGGGCGGGATCGAGGACGCGGAGGAGGAGCTCGCCGAGCGGGCCACCCCGTCGACGGTCCGGACCCGGCGCGCCACCGGCGACGCCGGGGTCGTGGTCCGGGGCGACTCCGCCGACCTGGCCGACCTCTACACGAAGCTCGCCCGCTGCTGCACCCCCGTGCCCGGCGACGACATCCTGGGCTTCGTCACCCGCGGCGGCGGGATCTCGGTGCACCGCACGGACTGCACGAACGCCGCGGAGCTGCAGAGCCGCTCCGAGCGGATCATCGACGTCGCCTGGTCGGTGTCGGCGGGCTCGGTGTTCCTGGTCGCGATCCAGGCCGAGGCCCTCGACCGGCACCGGCTGCTGTCCGACATCACGAAGGTGCTGGCCGACGAGAAGGTCAATATCCTCTCGGCGTCGGTCACCACATCGCGCGACCGGGTCGCGGTGTCGCGGTTCAGCTTCGAGATGGGCGACCCGAAGCACCTCGGGCACGTGCTGAAGGTGGTGCGCAACGTCGAGGGCGTCTACGACGTCTACCGGGTGACCAGCGCGGGCTGA